A region from the Schistocerca serialis cubense isolate TAMUIC-IGC-003099 chromosome 1, iqSchSeri2.2, whole genome shotgun sequence genome encodes:
- the LOC126468270 gene encoding uncharacterized protein LOC126468270 — MVSDERTPLLSHVVLLVPKEPGAATVVASGPILPVAAIGGDGWSGLTNRELLAMAQDPFWVRLRTLTFWGFWVCWLVLFVAALSVVFTSPPCGEADCANATLTTTPPATDLPSTVTLEAWTTMVPR, encoded by the coding sequence ATGGTGAGCGACGAGCGGACGCCCCTCCTTAGCCACGTGGTGTTGCTAGTTCCCAAGGAGCCGGGGGCTGCCACGGTGGTGGCATCGGGTCCCATCCTACCCGTGGCAGCCATCGGCGGTGACGGGTGGTCCGGGCTCACCAATAGGGAGCTGTTGGCTATGGCGCAGGACCCGTTCTGGGTGCGGCTGCGGACGCTCACCTTCTGGGGTTTCTGGGTATGCTGGTTGGTGCTTTTCGTGGCCGCCCTGTCCGTCGTCTTCACCAGTCCGCCGTGTGGCGAAGCGGACTGCGCCAACGCCACACTCACCACAACGCCGCCAGCCACCGATCTTCCCTCCACTGTGACACTCGAGGCCTGGACGACTATG